One stretch of Anolis carolinensis isolate JA03-04 chromosome 3, rAnoCar3.1.pri, whole genome shotgun sequence DNA includes these proteins:
- the LOC134297417 gene encoding uncharacterized protein LOC134297417 produces MVGRSLPFLAFLMFMFPTVKVSGDITESLVCSFRSGCGELTLSQEYGHHPAVAVRCNMQVEDEELLGAGGGRSERATPEPDAEFHQLAALASSTAYAQPNGVTQRRGVVRGDSTGGEEGSPSPGPQRMVFLEERMSAMETTLAVMSRAMERLAFLAEPERGRELRAGSMWDVSVGSSQGFADLPAPKGREMRKEPGARPKTQTSLTRVEESDDEGEKPPRIPATLPAETLVPLANAGRGTGPREAAAGPTGPQGGLRRAENWGLPPQGPLPRREELRIEFGGESSELDFFLTTVRGYMEDNAHTFRTESSRIRAIGAVLKRGAASWYVQLHARRDPCLGSLRRFMGALETRFRDPLEQIRAREKLKTVSQGQRSVSEYAEEFQCLAEKVPEWSAVTKIELFKEGLRREILSWAVHRDEPDTLRGWIQLAGRVETSLAQARRHRGGLQQWPQMKEGSRKEGSTPAGRRTEPTGNVSASRSGCFVCGRLGHRAAECWQRKGEGGGPPKPRAVAGKRAEEEPPMRHHSGGLDEGEEDAMSEPCY; encoded by the exons atggttggccggagcctcccattcttggcttttttgatgttcatgtttcctacagtaaaagtttctggtgatatcacagagagtctcgtgtgttcattcaggagcggctgtggtgagctgacactaagccaagaatacggacaccatcccgctgtagcggtgaggtgtaacatgcaagtggaggatgaagagctcttgggcgcaggaggaggaaggtcggaaagggccactcccgagccggacgctgagttccaccagctggcggccctggcgtcatccaccgcttatgcccagccaaatggggtaacccagaggcgtggagtggtacggggagatagcaccgggggagaggaaggttcaccttccccaggcccacagaggatggtgtttctggaggagaggatgtcggcgatggagaccaccctggcagtgatgtcgagggcgatggagcgcctggcgtttttggcggagccagagagaggaagggaacttcgggctggctcaatgtgggacgtgagcgtgggaagcagccagggctttgcagacctcccagcaccgaagggaagggaaatgcgaaaggagcccggcgcccggcccaagacccaaacaagcctgacgcgggtggaggagagtgacgacgaaggggaaaaacctccgagaatcccagctacgctcccagctgagaccctggtgcccctggcgaatgccgggcgtggcacagggccaagagaagcagcagcggggcccactggtccgcaagggggcttgcgacgggcggagaattggggattgccaccacagggacccctaccaagacgagaggaactaaggatcgagtttgggggagagtcctctgaactggattttttcctgaccacggtgaggggctatatggaggacaatgctcacacttttagaacggaatccagccggatacgggccattggtgcagtgttgaagaggggagcggccagctggtacgttcagctgcacgcgcggcgcgacccatgtctggggtcactccgacgctttatgggggccctggagacccgtttccgagatccactggagcagatccgggcgagggagaagttgaagaccgtctcccaggggcagaggtcggtatctgagtatgcggaggagttccaatgcctcgccgaaaaggtgccagaatggtctgcagtaacaaagatagaactcttcaaagagggtctcaggcgggagatcctctcctgggcggtgcatcgtgatgagcctgacacactgcgcggatggattcagctggcggggcgcgtcgagacatcgctggcccaggcgaggaggcaccgaggagggctacagcagtggccgcagatgaaagaggggagccggaaggagggatcaaccccagccgggaggagaacggagccgacagggaacgtgagcgccagcaggagtggctgctttgtgtgcggccggttgggccacagggctgccgagtgctggcagagaaaaggggaaggcggaggcccgcccaaaccaagagccgtggcagggaaacgcgccgaggaagaaccaccgatgaggcaccactcgggggggttg gacgaaggggaggaggacgccatgtcagaaccctgctactag